A window from Triticum aestivum cultivar Chinese Spring chromosome 6D, IWGSC CS RefSeq v2.1, whole genome shotgun sequence encodes these proteins:
- the LOC123141288 gene encoding probable LRR receptor-like serine/threonine-protein kinase At4g36180 has product MGRGATGGTGAAMQLSPRMRQEAPELQCNLAGAAVQLSGRTRQEAPELRCNLAGAAMQLSRRTRHKAPALRWNSPDARGMRHRRCDATSSVLAMQLSRRTRHEAPALLCNLVGAAMQLSRRTRHEAPALLCSSPNARNRMHRGSKCIKSISSRAPNRPPSQVYCDKERVVELSLYRLGLSGGLDTLDTLAFPALTILGLGHNNLSGTIPVSISRLRSLETLDLSNTTLSGPFPHQLCELVSLRVLHLSNNHLSGELPNCWCNLQSLRVMDLSSNGLIGKLPDCWWNLEALEEIDLSYNSFSGEFPVAKASHNCSLTTLHLTRNSFVGPFPFFEGCDSLAILDLSSNRFNSSIPPQLGDMRSLFDLQLYNNSLVGNIPHQLCRLYISALDLSDNLLTGELPDCWCSLHHLSFMDLSNNRLTGKLPYCLWNLESLLFMDLSHNSFSGIIPAPVASHNCSLRSLYLAGNGFVGVFPPVLEGCNLLTTLDMGNNMFFGVIPPWIGSQVPLLRILSLRSNNFTGEIPPELSGLSQLQVLDMADNSLTDSIPVSLGSLTSMKHPQNLSTTGLLLEWKYNDRIDIIWKGKEQKFQRAIGLLAGIDLSDNLLSRCIPKELTNLQGLQFLNLSRNHLSCNIPENIGSLTFLESLDLSFNELTGEIPPSISSLLWLTTLNVSTNHLSGKIPIGSQIQTLTDPSIYSNNSGLCGFPLDILCEKTPLAPNERNVEEEDQWLYYFVIAGIVFGFWLWFGMLFTIKAWRCAFLFFVDGMQCKTMKKVL; this is encoded by the exons ATGGGGCGCGGAGCTACGGGAGGCACCGGCGCTGCTATGCAGCTCTCCCCACGTATGCGACAGGAGGCACCAGAGCTGCAATGCAACCTCGCCGGCGCTGCTGTGCAGCTCTCTGGACGCACGCGACAGGAGGCACCGGAGCTGCGATGCAACCTAGCCGGCGCTGCTATGCAGCTCTCCCGACGCACGCGGCATAAGGCACCGGCGCTGCGATGGAACTCTCCCGACGCACGCGGCATGAGGCACCGGCGTTGCGATGCAACCTCATCGGTGCTAGCTATGCAGCTCTCCCGACGCACTCGTCATGAGGCACCGGCGCTGCTATGCAACCTCGTCGGCGCTGCTATGCAGCTCTCCCGACGCACTCGGCATGAGGCACCGGCGCTGCTATGCAGCTCTCCCAACGCACGCAACAGGATGCACCG AGGAAGTAAATgcattaagagcatctccagccgcgcccccaacaggcccccctcCCAG GTGTACTGCGACAAAGAAAGAGTCGTGGAGCTAAGTCTCTACCGACTCGGTCTCTCGGGCGGGCTCGATACGCTCGACACCCTGGCGTTCCCGGCGCTCACCATTCTAGGCCTTGGTCACAATAACCTCAGCGGCACCATCCCGGTGAGCATCTCAAGGTTGCGCTCCCTCGAAACACTCGACCTCAGCAACACCACGTTAAGCGGCCCCTTTCCACACCAGCTCTGCGAGCTAGTATCCTTAAGGGTACTGCACCTGAGCAACAACCACCTCAGTGGAGAGCTACCGAACTGCTGGTGCAACCTCCAGTCTCTGCGAGTCATGGACCTGTCAAGCAACGGGCTCATTGGGAAGCTCCCGGACTGCTGGTGGAACCTGGAGGCTCTGGAGGAGATAGACCTGTCCTATAACTCATTCTCAGGTGAATTCCCAGtggctaaggcaagccacaactgCTCTCTCACCACGCTACATCTCACCAGAAATTCTTTTGTTGGACCATTCCCATTCTTTGAGGGTTGCGACTCGCTCGCTATCCTCGACCTCAGCAGCAATAGGTTCAACAGCTCAATCCCGCCGCAGCTTGGTGACATGCGCAGCCTCTTCGACCTTCAGCTCTACAATAACAGCCTCGTAGGTAACATCCCACACCAGCTCTGCAGGCTCTACATCTCTGCACTAGATTTGTCAGACAATCTGCTGACCGGGGAGCTCCCGGACTGCTGGTGCAGCCTCCACCATCTGTCCTTCATGGACCTATCGAACAACCGGCTCACAGGGAAGCTTCCGTACTGCTTGTGGAACCTAGAGTCTCTGTTGTTCATGGATCTATCTCACAATTCCTTCTCAGGTATAATCCCCGCACCTGTGGCAAGCCACAACTGCTCTCTTAGGTCTCTTTACCTCGCCGGAAATGGCTTCGTTGGTGTCTTTCCGCCGGTTCTAGAGGGCTGCAACTTGCTGACCACCCTGGACATGGGGAACAACATGTTCTTTGGTGTTATCCCTCCATGGATCGGGAGTCAGGTCCCTTTGTTGAGAATCCTTAGCCTCAGATCAAACAATTTCACTGGAGAAATTCCTCCGGAGTTATCAGGGCTTTCGCAACTTCAGGTGCTCGACATGGCAGACAATAGCTTGACTGACTCTATTCCGGTATCCTTAGGCAGCTTGACCTCCATGAAGCATCCACAAAATCTATCGACTACGGGACTGCTCCTGGAGTGGAAATACAATGATAGAATCGACATAATATGGAAGGGCAAGGAGCAGAAATTCCAAAGAGCGATCGGGTTATTAGCCGGTATTGATTTATCTGATAACTTGTTGTCTCGGTGCATCCCTAAAGAGCTAACCAACCTTCAGGGCCTTCAGTTTCTGAACCTGTCAAGAAACCATCTGTCATGCAACATTCCTGAAAATATTGGTAGTTTGACTTTTCTTGAATCCCTCGATCTATCATTTAATGAACTTACAGGTGAAATCCCTCCGAGCATCTCAAGCTTATTGTGGCTAACCACGTTGAATGTCTCAACTAATCATCTGTCGGGCAAGATACCCATTGGGAGTCAAATTCAGACCCTAACCGACCCATCCATTTACTCCAACAACTCCGGGCTATGTGGATTTCCTTTGGACATTCTGTGTGAAAAGACTCCGCTCGCCCCGAATGAGAGAAATGTTGAAGAGGAGGATCAGTGGTTGTACTACTTTGTTATAGCTGGGATTGTGTTTGGTTTCTGGTTGTGGTTTGGGATGCTCTTTACAATTAAGGCCTGGAGATGTGCATTTCTTTTCTTCGTCGATGGCATGCAATGTAAGACTATGAAGAAGGTCCTCTGA
- the LOC123143087 gene encoding transcriptional-regulating factor 1 translates to MAAAKIAILLVAAALLAAAGAADPQPPQLSTEAQCWPCYSSCMHTCDDGHGGTPAPDVVNSTDGSAVGVRSAVGTLAAIHKTEDGSGAPIADGYDEKGGNKGDGEEYFECKKKCIVCCYKDLPPVCYKMCVSQTCLALPPCKRGDCYKACGIKCFHNQPTPTPPKPMPPPPSPPKPMPPRPSPIPPKPSPPKAAAKATGY, encoded by the exons ATGGCGGCGGCCAAGATCGCCATCCTCCTGGTCGCGGCCGCGCTCTTGGCCGCGGCAGGGGCGGCGGACCCCCAACCCCCGCAGCTCTCAACGGAAGCCCAGTGCTGGCCGTGCTACTCCTCCTGCATGCACACGTGCGACGACGGCCACGGTGGCACCCCCGCCCCCGATGTCGTCAACTCTACCGATGGCAGTGCAGTTGGTGTACGCTCCGCCGTCGGCACTCTCGCTGCCATCCACAAAACCGAGGATGGTTCAGGCGCCCCCATTGCCGACGGCTACGACGAGAAAGGTGGCAACAAAGGTGACGGCGAGGAATACTTCGAGTGCAAGAAGAAGTGCATCGTCTGTTGCTACAAGGACCTGCCGCCGGTGTGCTACAAGATGTGCGTCTCCCAGACCTGCCTCGCCCTGCCaccat GTAAACGAGGGGATTGCTACAAAGCATGCGGGATCAAATGCTTCCACAACCAGCCGACGCCCACACCTCCTAAGCCCATGCCACCGCCGCCATCACCCCCGAAGCCCATGCCACCGCGGCCGTCGCCCATTCCACCGAAGCCATCCCCGCCGAAAGCCGCTGCCAAAGCCACTGGCTACTAG